atcttctttgtgAGCAGCTCCATTGCTACTCCAGCTGCCATCACCTTATTCAGCGCCATGCATCAGAGCGAAGAGTTCCATTTgcacaaaaagaagctcgGCATGCTCTCAATGTCAGGGATACACTGTGGGCCATACCCTGGACTCAATGCTCGAGTGGTGATTAGAGCATACTATCAAGCAGAAAacgagatcatcaaggagctctttgagttgcaaaagacgTCATCAGACATCTCCAAGCAGCTCAGCGCAGACACAAAGTACTTGTGTGAAAATAATGTCAAGATGACGCTTGCAGGGTCGTTGAACGATCAGTTTGTGCCATTGTTCTCATCCATCGATAGCCTTGTGAGCCACCCTAACATCTACAAGTGTATCTATATTGATGAGAATTGTCACGTTCCGCCATTTCTCGTGAAACTTTTCCTGGTGATCTTGACGATGCAAAATGTGGGATACCTGGATCAGAATATGGTTACTGATTTAAGCGAGCGGCTCCAGGGCCCAGTCAACGTGAACAATGGCTCGCATGGGCGCATCTTTGACAATGAAGACGTGTATGAGACAGGCATTAGATTTCTCATGGAGACTACTACGTTGGTGCATTCCCGGGCGCTAAAGTTTGAGAGGCCCGGGGCCGGgttgaaaagcaaagtCGGCCCAGCGCTGGCCCCCAAGGAGAGCAAGGACACAAGCTCCAATGCAACTACACCGGTgtcatcagcagcagcaaacGCGGCAAACGCAGCCATGGCTATAGCCACAGAAGACGTGTGGCACAGTGACAAAAATCTATACCATTTACCGTGGAATGTACGAGGGCTAGTCAATGACTTGCTCGCCATCAGGAACATTGAGAACTTGCAATTGCTAAATGAGTTGGTCGAAGAGTACAAAAGGTGGCAGCCCACCAAGGCGTGGCGAGAGTTGAAGCTTTGTTTTGTAGCGTTTGAGGATCTTTCACTCGACGACTTGATGTTGTAAAGTGAAGGCACAACAACGCCCACAGGGGAAGCTGGAAAATGTCACAAACGTCATTCTGCCGCACTGCTTATCACGGCCGCTAGCCATCCGTGGAGTCAAACACAAAAGGTGCGATTGGGAAGTTTGTACCGCGATGAGATCTGGTCTGCCTAAATGAGGCGGCGCATTACTAGTACTTTTTAGAAGAGAGGATGATTGGCCAATCTTCAATGCGGATGGCTGCAACTAGGGTAATGCGCCGGGTTTATCAcatcttgttgttgtttctttgttctCATGGAAGAGGCCTCGGCCTCAAGGAACAATCCGTTGTGAAACAAAGAAGGTGTGGCGACAAACAATCAGCTCTTAGATTTCCTGATTTGTTGATAAGATTTTTAGAGAGTTTTGGGCCCGTTGTGTCCAATACGCATCGGCTTCTTACTATGTAAAATTTGTGTTGCTGTTTTAGGTTTCGGGACTTTTCATTCTCGCCGTGCCAAACGCATGGCACCTTTCATGCTCGCATCGACAGGCATGAGGTTGCGACTCACCGATGCGGCGAGAACcactaaaaaaaaaaaggaaaaaaaaaaaaaaagataaacCGAAGAATACAAGCAACCAAAATCAGAAATGACCAATATGATTGAATCTCTTAGGACTCATCTGTGGGGACTTTTAAAAATGATAGCTTTGCTAAACGAGAACAACCGGGACGGCCGCACCCGAGGCTTCGTTTTCTACAGGCTTGTGCGTTATCACGTTTCCAATCGCACAAGCGAGAACGGCGAAAACGGCGAAAAACAAGGAGGCTGCCGGcaaatataaaaaaaaaaaaaaaaaagatctGCTGTCTACATCTAAAGCAAGCGTCTCGATTGGTCAATTGAATTTAGATGCCTCCAAGGTGTCTCCGTCTCCCCTGGTTTCTTACACCTTCGCCCAGCGGAAGCCAGTTGGTGAGCGCACCGCATGAGCGGCGCAACTTGAGCCCAGGACCCCCattgatcttttttttttttgaccCTTCCTTGTGCGTCCTGCAGACAATCCCCCTTGTACCCAGCGGCATCCGCCCTGGCGAGCACACTCCCTCTAAACCGCATGCTCAAGGCTCACTTGCACCTTTTGCCGAGCACCTTCAACCACATACTAccacttttttcaagagaGAACTCTGGCTCTTGATGGCTGAGGAATCCTCCAACAAGAGAACCCGTGCCTCAGGCGAGGTGCTTGAGTATCTTCTTCGGGAGTTTGACAAGAACCAGAACCCGACGCCAGACCAACGAAAAGAGATCAGTGAACGAACTAACATGAGCGAAAAGGCGGTGAGGATCTGGTTCCAGAACCGCAGAGCCAAGCTTCGTAAGTTCGAGCGAATGGGCAAACCAATCAAGGCCCAGAACGGCGTCTCGAAGAATAATGCCGCTCTGTCGACGTTTTCCACCAACCTGAGCTCGAGCATCCATTCTTCCCGCTCCAATTCGTATTCAAGCATGTCAGCGCTCCACATGCAGAGCATCAGTACCGTGGAAGTGAACGAAAAATACTGTTTTATCGATTGCTCATCGCTATCTGTTGGAAGCTGGCAGCGGATCAAAAGCGGCTCCCACGATGTCAAGCTCCAGCAGCTGTTGGTGAATCTAGCTCCGTTTACGCTTAATGGggtgatgaagaatgtCGACTTGATGGTGATTTTATCCCGCAAGAACGAGGAGATCAACTACTTCTTTCTGgccatctccaacaactccaGGATTCTCTTCCGAATCTTCTATCCCATTTCGTCTGTTCTTCAGTGCTCATTATTGgacaacaacatcaacaaggagaatAACGAGTTGCGTCTCAGTCTTGCTCGGAAACCACGCTTTTCggtgttcttttttgattCCGTCAACTCGAATCTAAATCAATGGTCGATTTGCGACGATTTCTCGGAAGGCCAACAAGTCAGTGGCGCCTACTACGCTCCCGGCGGGACGTCCACTCCCCACGTGCTTGTGGGCCCTAAACATGCTTTGCTTTATCTCAAATCGTTCATCGCTGAGCACAATTTGATACACCATCTGCAATCTGCGCTACAGAATTACAGCAACCCTAGCGACGTATCGCTGCAACATGACCCCGCCATGACTTCGGATTATCAGCTGGCTgcactttcttcaaaccaATATCTGTTAGAGGACAGGTCCGAAGTTCACGGGGACTTGCAAATCAAGCACGAATCCTGGAACTCTTTAGCGCACAACGAAAATGAGCTTACTACTCACGAGACACGGCCGCCATTTGAGGCGCACCCGCTGTTTCAGCACCTTGCCCACCAATCAAACCAGCATGACGATAGCATATTGACCACAACCccagacttcttcagcgCCGTGCAATCGCCTGGCTCCAATGTCGTGTCCGCAAGCACAAATAATGATGACGATGGCAGTAGTGGGCTTTTACCTAGCCCGTCCAATCATATGAATACCAATGGAAATGGATCTCGAGGACGGCTTCAGGACGAGAGCGATACGCATGGCTCCAGTGGGAGTGAAGGTCAGCAGAAAACGTCTAAGTATCCACAGCCAAGCAAAATTCTGGAAGTCTATCGGACGCAAAGCCAACATCAGCCGTCTTTCGACGACCACCACCATAATGCACATGGCCACGAAGCTCAAACAGACAATCTATACGACTTTGATATCCTGGCCGGTCATAATGACGATTTCCAACCCAACGACCTTCTTGTGCACAGTCCAGAATTGTCAAATCACGAAACTCCAGGAGCCTCTACCACTGCTGCCAACCCAGTCGACACGTTCATTGATTACAACTCGCATTACTGATTTTCACCAATTTTCTGGAGCAAAGCTCACATTTACTTGCGCAGTCGCTTTCAACATCGACATAGTATTTTAGTTCTTCCGTATACCACAGTAATTTCTATTTAGGTTGGGTGTATGTGTATGATATTAATCT
This DNA window, taken from Candidozyma auris chromosome 7, complete sequence, encodes the following:
- the GRF10 gene encoding Grf10p; translated protein: MAEESSNKRTRASGEVLEYLLREFDKNQNPTPDQRKEISERTNMSEKAVRIWFQNRRAKLRKFERMGKPIKAQNGVSKNNAASSTFSTNSSSSIHSSRSNSYSSMSALHMQSISTVEVNEKYCFIDCSSLSVGSWQRIKSGSHDVKLQQSLVNLAPFTLNGVMKNVDLMVILSRKNEEINYFFSAISNNSRILFRIFYPISSVLQCSLLDNNINKENNELRLSLARKPRFSVFFFDSVNSNLNQWSICDDFSEGQQVSGAYYAPGGTSTPHVLVGPKHALLYLKSFIAEHNLIHHSQSALQNYSNPSDVSSQHDPAMTSDYQSAALSSNQYSLEDRSEVHGDLQIKHESWNSLAHNENELTTHETRPPFEAHPSFQHLAHQSNQHDDSILTTTPDFFSAVQSPGSNVVSASTNNDDDGSSGLLPSPSNHMNTNGNGSRGRLQDESDTHGSSGSEGQQKTSKYPQPSKISEVYRTQSQHQPSFDDHHHNAHGHEAQTDNLYDFDISAGHNDDFQPNDLLVHSPELSNHETPGASTTAANPVDTFIDYNSHY